CCTCGCTGGCCGTGATGGAGGCTGCCGGGGCGGAGATCGTGGACATCAGCGCACCGCACTTCGAGTACGGCGTCGCCGCGTACTACCTGATCCTGCCTGCCGAGGCCTCGAGCAACCTCGCCAAGTTCGACTCGGTGCGCTTCGGCCTGCGTGTCGACGTGCCCGGAGGGACGGTCGAGGACGTCATGGCGGCGACCCGCGACGCCGGGTTCGGCGATGAGGTCAAGCGCCGCATCATCCTGGGCACTTACGCGCTGTCGGCCGGCTACTACGACGCCTACTACGGCAGCGCTCAGAAGGTGCGGACGCTGATCCAGCGTGACTTCGACGAGGCGTTCGCCCGGGTCGATGTCATCGCGACCCCCTCCGCGCCGACGACGGCGTTCCGGTTCGGCGAGAAGATCGACGACCCGCTGCAGATGTACCTCAATGACGTCACCACGATTCCGGCCAACCTCGCCGGCGTCCCGGGGATCTCGATCCCCTCGGGTCTCGCGGAGGACGACGGGCTGCCCGTCGGCATCCAGTTCCTCGCCCCCGCGCGCGAGGACGCCAGGCTCTACCGCGTCGGTGCCGCTCTGGAGGCGGCACTGGTCGCCGAGTGGGGCGGATTCCTGCTGGATCGCGCCCCCGCGCTGGGCGGTTCGACACCCGGCGGTTCGAACGGAGGGGCCCGCTGATGGCCAAGGTCGCACTGATGGACTTCGACAAGGCGCTCGAGCAGTTCGAGCCGGTGCTCGGCTTCGAGGTGCACGTCGAGCTGAACACCCGGACCAAGATGTTCTCCGCGTCGGGCAACCCTGCGTTCGAGGGCAACCACGACGCCGCGCCCAACACCCTGGTCTCGCCGGTCGACATGGGTCTGCCCGGTTCGATGCCGGTGGTCAACGAGACGGCCGTGCGGTACTCGATCAGCCTGGGGCTCGCCCTCGGCTGCTCGATCGCGCCGTCGAGCCGGTTCGCACGGAAGAACTATTTCTACCCGGACCTCGGGAAGAACTATCAGATCTCTCAGTACGACGAGCCGATCGCCTTCGAGGGCATGGTCGAGATCGAGCTGTCCGACGGTACGCGTGTCGAGGTGCCCATCGAGCGGGCGCATATGGAGGAGGATGCCGGCAAGCTCACCCACATGGGCGGTGCGACCGGACGCATCCAGGGTGCGGAGTACTCGCTGGTCGACTACAACCGCGCCGGCGTACCGCTGGTGGAGATCGTGACCAAGCCGATCTTCGGCGCGGAGCACCGCGCGCCCGAGATCGCGAAGGCGTATGTCGCCGCCATCCGCGACATCGTGATCGCGCTGGGCATCTCCGAGGCGCGCATGGAGCGCGGCAACCTGCGCTGCGACGCGAACGTGTCGCTGCGCCCACGGGGTCAGGAGAAGCTGGGCACCCGCACCGAGACCAAGAACGTCAACTCCATGCGCTCGGTGGAGCGTGCGGTGCGCTACGAGATCCAGCGTCAGGCCGCGATTCTCGCCGCCGGCGGCACGATCACCCAGGAGACCCGGCACTGGCACGAGGACACCGGCACGACCTCACCGGGCCGGCCGAAGTCCGACGCCGACGACTACCGGTACTTCCCCGAGCCCGACCTGCTGCCCGTGGAGCCGTCGCTCGAGCTGATCGAAGAGCTCCGCGCCGCGCTGCCCGAAGCCCCCTCGCTGCGGCGTCGCCGGCTGAAGGCAGACTGGGGGTTCACCGACCTCGAGTTCCAGGACGTCGCCAACGGCGGTCTGCTGAGCGAGGTCGAGGCGACGGTGGCCCTGGGCGCGAGTCCCGCTGCAGCGCGGAAGTGGTGGACGGGCGAGGTCACCCGCATCGCCAATGCGACGGGCGTCGAGGCGACCTCGCTGGTCTCGCCGTGGACCGTCGCCGAAGTGCAGAAGCTGGTGGATGCCGGCACTCTGACCGACAAGCTCGCCCGCCAGGTCTTGGAGGGCGTCATCGCCGGGGAAGGTACGCCGCAGGAGGTCGTGGACGCCCGGGGCCTTGCAGTGGTATCGGACGACGGCGCCCTGATCGCCGCGATCGACGAGGCACTGGCGGCACAGCCCGACGTGCTTGCGAAGATCCGCGACGGCAAGGTGCAGGCCGCCGGCGCGGTGATCGGCGCGGTCATGAAGGCGATGCGCGGTCAGGCCGACGCCGCACGGGTGCGCGAGTTGATCCTGATCCGCGCCGCGGAGTAGCGCCGGGCCCCGTGCGGCGCTCGACGTCGGCGGGGGAGCGGACAATAGATCCATGGGACGCGGTGACGGGACGGGGCGGGTGGTCTCCGCCGACGAAGCCGACGACACAGGTACCCGTATCCTCCACGTCGACATGGATGCCTTCTACGCGGCCGTCGAGGTCCTCGATGACCCCACCCTGGCCGGCAAGCCGTTGATCGTGGGCGGTGCCGAAGGCCGTGGCGTCGTGTCCAGCGCGTCGTACGAGGCCCGACGGTTCGGTGTGCGATCTGCGATGTCCGTCGGTGTCGCACTGCGGCTGTGCCCGCAGGCGATCGTGGTCGTCCCCCACTTCGATCGCTACTCGGCGCTGTCTCGACAGGTGATGCAGCTCTTCCACGACGTCACCCCGCTGGTCGAGCCTCTCTCGATCGACGAGGCATTCCTGGACGTGGGCGGCGTGCGGCGCCTCTGGGGGACCCCGGGCGAGATCGCACGGAAGCTGCGCCGCACCGTGAAGGAGCAGACCGGCCTCACCTGCAGCATCGGCGTCGCCTCGACCAAGCACGTCGCCAAGATCGCCTCCACCCTCTCG
This DNA window, taken from Microbacterium invictum, encodes the following:
- the gatB gene encoding Asp-tRNA(Asn)/Glu-tRNA(Gln) amidotransferase subunit GatB, yielding MAKVALMDFDKALEQFEPVLGFEVHVELNTRTKMFSASGNPAFEGNHDAAPNTLVSPVDMGLPGSMPVVNETAVRYSISLGLALGCSIAPSSRFARKNYFYPDLGKNYQISQYDEPIAFEGMVEIELSDGTRVEVPIERAHMEEDAGKLTHMGGATGRIQGAEYSLVDYNRAGVPLVEIVTKPIFGAEHRAPEIAKAYVAAIRDIVIALGISEARMERGNLRCDANVSLRPRGQEKLGTRTETKNVNSMRSVERAVRYEIQRQAAILAAGGTITQETRHWHEDTGTTSPGRPKSDADDYRYFPEPDLLPVEPSLELIEELRAALPEAPSLRRRRLKADWGFTDLEFQDVANGGLLSEVEATVALGASPAAARKWWTGEVTRIANATGVEATSLVSPWTVAEVQKLVDAGTLTDKLARQVLEGVIAGEGTPQEVVDARGLAVVSDDGALIAAIDEALAAQPDVLAKIRDGKVQAAGAVIGAVMKAMRGQADAARVRELILIRAAE